A genomic segment from Roseibium algicola encodes:
- a CDS encoding cysteine desulfurase-like protein produces MPNNAQLDIAWVRDQFPGLKSDWVFFDNAGGSQILNQAVERIKQFLLEKNVQIGGSYEVSKAAAAALLEARKAGQLLVNASRPEEIVFGHSTTVLMQNLVESMRRQLAPGDEVIVTNADHESNIGPWLRLEEFGIKVIFWQLDKDSLTLHLDDLGKLMNERTRLVAVHHVSNILGEVNPVREIADYVHHRGARLCVDAVAYAPHRAIDVQELNVDYYIFSLYKTFGPHIAMMYGKYDHLLELDTLYHYFYGKDKVPGKLEAGNPNYELAYSLTAITAYLQELGKRCGAPASSDPRALIETAFSAIAAQEIALTKRFLDWAKQHPDITIVGRDTVGNGNRIATISFTAKGWAPEALCRKIDEYHVAIRHGDFHSRRLIEDLGLAKAGGVVRLSMVHYNTLEEVDRLTNALEETLGQKASGTAPVKASA; encoded by the coding sequence ATGCCAAACAATGCACAACTGGACATCGCCTGGGTCCGGGATCAATTTCCGGGACTGAAATCGGACTGGGTCTTTTTCGACAATGCCGGCGGATCGCAGATCCTCAACCAGGCAGTCGAGCGGATCAAACAGTTCCTGCTCGAAAAAAACGTTCAGATCGGCGGTAGCTACGAAGTTTCGAAGGCCGCGGCGGCAGCTCTCCTGGAAGCGCGCAAGGCCGGTCAGCTTCTGGTCAACGCCTCCCGCCCTGAAGAGATCGTCTTCGGCCATTCCACCACCGTGCTGATGCAGAACCTTGTCGAATCCATGCGCCGCCAATTGGCGCCGGGGGACGAGGTGATCGTGACCAACGCGGACCATGAATCCAATATCGGCCCCTGGCTGCGGCTAGAGGAATTCGGCATCAAGGTGATCTTCTGGCAGCTCGACAAGGACAGCCTGACCCTGCACCTGGATGATCTCGGCAAACTGATGAACGAACGCACCAGGCTCGTTGCGGTCCACCACGTTTCCAACATCCTGGGTGAAGTTAATCCCGTTCGCGAAATCGCCGATTATGTGCATCACAGAGGTGCCAGACTGTGCGTCGACGCGGTCGCCTATGCGCCGCACCGGGCGATCGACGTGCAGGAACTGAACGTCGATTACTACATCTTCAGCCTGTACAAGACCTTCGGCCCGCACATCGCGATGATGTACGGCAAATACGACCACCTTCTGGAGCTGGACACGCTCTACCACTATTTTTACGGCAAGGACAAAGTCCCGGGAAAACTGGAAGCAGGCAATCCGAATTATGAACTTGCCTATTCGCTGACAGCCATCACTGCCTATCTGCAGGAACTCGGGAAACGATGCGGAGCCCCTGCCTCGTCCGATCCGCGCGCCCTGATCGAGACCGCCTTTTCTGCCATCGCGGCGCAAGAGATTGCCTTGACCAAGCGCTTTCTCGACTGGGCGAAGCAACACCCGGACATCACGATTGTGGGGCGTGACACGGTTGGAAACGGCAACAGGATAGCGACCATCAGCTTCACGGCAAAAGGCTGGGCGCCGGAGGCACTGTGCCGAAAGATCGACGAATACCATGTTGCGATCCGCCATGGTGACTTCCATTCCCGGCGCCTGATCGAAGACCTCGGGCTGGCCAAAGCCGGAGGCGTCGTGCGCCTGTCCATGGTCCATTACAACACGCTTGAAGAAGTCGATCGCCTGACCAACGCCCTGGAGGAAACCCTCGGTCAAAAAGCGTCCGGAACAGCACCCGTGAAAGCATCGGCATGA
- a CDS encoding amino acid ABC transporter ATP-binding protein has protein sequence MRNIIEIENVTKHYGAFAALSDIDLAIGEGEVVCVIGPSGSGKSTLIRCINLLESYSDKGSIRVDGIPVQPGPTLGQVRAEVGMVFQSFNLFPHMSVLKNVMLAPMRVRRTPAAEAAAKARELLARVGIAEQAGKFPGQLSGGQQQRVAIARALAMEPKVLLFDEPTSALDPEMVGEVLDVMRQLAGTGVTMVVVTHEMGFARQVADRVIFMDGGRIVETGTPAQIFDTPKEQRTRNFLSAVLNH, from the coding sequence ATGCGAAACATCATCGAAATCGAGAACGTTACCAAGCACTACGGCGCCTTTGCCGCGCTCAGCGACATAGACCTGGCGATCGGCGAAGGCGAGGTTGTCTGTGTCATCGGTCCGTCCGGATCCGGCAAATCCACGCTGATCCGGTGCATCAACCTTCTGGAGAGCTATTCCGACAAGGGCAGCATTCGGGTCGACGGCATTCCGGTGCAGCCCGGACCGACACTGGGCCAGGTCCGCGCCGAGGTTGGCATGGTGTTCCAGTCGTTCAATCTTTTCCCGCACATGAGTGTCCTGAAGAACGTGATGCTGGCCCCCATGCGTGTGCGCAGGACACCAGCTGCGGAGGCTGCCGCGAAGGCCCGCGAACTCTTGGCCCGCGTTGGCATTGCCGAACAGGCAGGCAAGTTTCCCGGCCAACTGTCCGGCGGTCAACAGCAACGCGTTGCCATTGCCCGCGCACTGGCAATGGAACCCAAGGTGCTCCTGTTCGATGAACCGACCTCGGCGCTCGATCCGGAAATGGTGGGCGAAGTTCTCGACGTCATGCGCCAGCTTGCCGGAACCGGCGTGACCATGGTCGTGGTCACCCATGAAATGGGCTTTGCCCGCCAGGTGGCCGACAGGGTGATCTTCATGGATGGCGGCAGGATCGTGGAAACCGGAACACCGGCGCAGATTTTCGACACCCCGAAAGAACAAAGAACCCGCAATTTTCTAAGCGCGGTCCTCAACCACTAA
- a CDS encoding amino acid ABC transporter permease, with product MDLFETFFNVPVFIRTFPLLMSGLVVTLQIGATSIVAGLVLGLCLSLVRMYGSPWIRVPAAIYIDIFRSIPLLVLLIVVYYALPFVGIRLSPFLSATLALTLVSGAYTAEIFRAGIQAIPVGQFEASRALGLSYKDMMVDVVLPQAIKIVIPPLTNNCINVMKDTALASVVAMPDLLKQATQAQALAANPTPLIGAAIIYLAFLWPLVALVSRFENRLGRRSA from the coding sequence ATGGACCTCTTCGAAACGTTCTTCAACGTTCCGGTCTTCATCCGAACGTTTCCGCTCCTCATGAGCGGCCTTGTCGTAACCTTGCAAATCGGGGCAACCAGTATCGTTGCCGGCCTTGTTCTCGGGCTTTGCCTTTCCCTTGTGCGCATGTACGGCTCACCCTGGATACGTGTACCGGCCGCCATCTATATCGACATCTTCCGGTCAATCCCGCTGCTCGTACTCCTGATCGTCGTCTACTACGCCCTTCCATTCGTCGGCATCAGACTGTCACCATTCCTGTCCGCCACGCTCGCGCTGACGCTCGTGTCCGGTGCCTATACCGCAGAAATCTTTCGGGCGGGCATTCAGGCGATTCCCGTCGGACAATTTGAAGCCTCGCGCGCACTTGGCCTGTCCTACAAGGACATGATGGTCGACGTCGTGCTGCCGCAGGCCATCAAGATCGTTATCCCGCCACTGACGAACAACTGCATCAACGTGATGAAGGACACCGCATTGGCCTCCGTCGTTGCCATGCCGGACCTTCTCAAGCAGGCGACCCAGGCCCAGGCCCTTGCCGCCAACCCCACGCCCCTGATCGGCGCCGCCATCATCTATCTCGCGTTCCTGTGGCCCCTGGTTGCCCTGGTCTCGCGCTTTGAAAACCGGCTCGGGCGGAGGAGTGCGTGA
- a CDS encoding ABC transporter substrate-binding protein — MTTAMAADLTVGANIGNVPWEFQDESGKTVGFEIDLATEVANRLGKSIEFENIPFNGLFSAVQSGRIDMAVSSITITKKRLESVTFAQPYYDSDQSLTVTADSGLKSVADMKGKVIGVDTGSTGDIWATENQEKYGFGEIRRYEGLAPAMLDLTAGRIDGYISDIPALLYYTKDKPNLAVVERITTGEQYSMMFAKDAELASQVNDVLSELKKEGVVADLHEKWFGSRAEETTSTVTILDMPKL, encoded by the coding sequence ATGACCACCGCCATGGCCGCAGACCTGACAGTCGGCGCCAACATCGGCAACGTTCCGTGGGAATTCCAGGATGAGTCGGGCAAGACCGTCGGTTTTGAAATCGATCTTGCAACCGAGGTCGCAAACAGGCTCGGCAAATCGATCGAGTTTGAAAACATCCCGTTCAACGGGCTGTTTTCCGCGGTCCAGTCGGGCCGGATCGACATGGCGGTGTCCTCGATCACCATCACCAAGAAGCGTCTGGAATCGGTCACATTCGCCCAGCCTTACTATGACAGCGACCAGTCCCTCACCGTTACTGCCGACAGTGGCCTGAAATCGGTTGCCGACATGAAAGGCAAGGTCATCGGTGTCGACACGGGCTCTACCGGCGACATCTGGGCCACCGAAAATCAGGAGAAATACGGCTTTGGTGAAATCCGCCGCTACGAAGGCCTGGCCCCGGCCATGCTCGACCTGACGGCCGGCCGCATCGACGGCTACATAAGCGACATCCCGGCGCTGCTTTATTACACCAAGGACAAGCCGAACCTTGCGGTCGTCGAACGCATCACCACCGGCGAACAGTACTCCATGATGTTTGCCAAGGACGCGGAACTGGCAAGCCAGGTGAACGACGTCCTGTCCGAACTGAAGAAGGAAGGCGTCGTGGCTGACCTGCACGAGAAATGGTTCGGTTCTCGCGCCGAAGAAACCACCTCGACGGTTACCATCCTCGACATGCCCAAGCTGTAA
- a CDS encoding FadR/GntR family transcriptional regulator, which produces MITRTPVPQSIARKLQEMILSGALKSGEKIPSQREMSEEFGVSRASLREALLTLETIGLIKTEAGRGTFVVGTGSGKTMSDWKFAEEHSLQEVFETRLVLEGEIAAHAAGRLSEDDLDRLSQLTDLMEQAWSNRDFLSNVDADLEFHDLIARRCRNRMIAGLYDQVRKLLTETQRQPIPITDPLRMRASLAEHRVIVAELRKGDAEAARTAMRSHVANTALCAGFEIA; this is translated from the coding sequence ATGATTACACGCACGCCGGTTCCGCAGAGCATCGCCCGCAAGCTTCAGGAGATGATCCTCAGCGGAGCGCTCAAGAGCGGGGAGAAGATCCCTTCTCAGCGGGAAATGTCGGAAGAGTTCGGTGTCAGCAGGGCCTCATTGCGCGAAGCCCTGCTGACCCTTGAAACCATCGGCCTGATCAAGACGGAAGCGGGCAGGGGCACGTTTGTCGTCGGCACCGGTTCGGGCAAGACCATGTCGGACTGGAAGTTCGCCGAGGAACATTCCCTGCAGGAAGTGTTCGAGACCCGGCTTGTTCTTGAAGGCGAGATTGCGGCTCATGCAGCGGGGCGATTGTCGGAGGACGATCTCGACCGGCTCTCGCAACTGACCGACCTGATGGAGCAGGCCTGGTCCAATCGCGACTTTCTCAGCAACGTGGATGCCGATCTGGAGTTTCACGACCTGATTGCCCGGCGGTGCAGGAACCGCATGATTGCGGGTCTTTACGATCAGGTCCGGAAACTTCTGACGGAGACCCAGCGCCAGCCGATCCCGATCACAGATCCGCTGCGCATGCGGGCCTCGCTGGCTGAGCACCGGGTCATCGTTGCCGAACTGCGCAAGGGCGACGCGGAAGCCGCCCGAACCGCAATGCGCAGCCATGTCGCCAACACCGCGCTGTGTGCCGGGTTCGAGATCGCTTGA
- a CDS encoding phospholipase D family protein — protein MRSWACLLCLATLLLAACSTLNTDYPRVETSAFTAYRSTYLGRLFRAAEKSHPGKSGVSLVTTGRNAFAIRVAMTELAEHSLDLQYYIWDADQSGRILAQAVLRSADRGVRVRLLIDDINVNGRDEILASLDAHPNIEIRLFNPFVSRSSRVFNLIGDFDRLNHRMHNKLMIADNAVALLGGRNIGDHYFDVSEESNYRDLDIAAVGPVVRDASSVFDYFWNRDWSVPVAASVNRTFGETDLEMARVKLEETIDTEGYPYPFRQRVTAVRQSMSSLTRQLVWAPAFVVWDDPADFIAGKSSGKILKALVGKVDGLKRELLMENAYFVPTQAGADKLKQLTARGVKVRVLTNSLGSNDVVAVHAGYSKYRAELLEAGIELHEVRADSARVQQTLFSTDSKAGLHTKAAVFDGSSMFVGSFNLDPRSANLNTEIGLYVESPELARRLTVFLNEGVSLKNSYRLELDDNGRILWKSEEDGKIVTFTSDPGSTLGQRFTSGIIATLPVEGQL, from the coding sequence ATGCGAAGCTGGGCCTGCCTTCTCTGTCTTGCAACGCTGCTTCTGGCAGCCTGTTCGACGTTGAACACGGACTATCCGCGCGTCGAGACGAGTGCCTTTACGGCCTATCGCAGCACCTATCTGGGTCGCCTGTTCCGAGCCGCGGAAAAAAGCCATCCGGGCAAATCAGGTGTCTCGCTCGTCACGACAGGGCGCAACGCCTTTGCCATCCGCGTGGCCATGACGGAGCTCGCCGAGCACAGCCTCGACCTGCAATACTACATCTGGGATGCGGACCAGAGCGGGCGCATCCTCGCGCAGGCCGTTTTGCGCAGCGCAGATCGCGGTGTGCGCGTGCGTCTTCTCATCGACGATATCAACGTCAACGGACGCGATGAAATCCTCGCCAGTCTGGACGCCCATCCGAATATCGAGATCCGGTTGTTCAACCCCTTCGTGAGCCGGTCCTCGCGGGTCTTCAACCTGATCGGTGACTTCGACCGCCTGAACCACCGCATGCACAACAAGCTGATGATCGCCGACAATGCGGTTGCGCTTCTCGGCGGGCGCAATATCGGCGACCACTATTTCGACGTCTCCGAGGAATCCAACTATCGCGACCTGGACATTGCAGCGGTCGGCCCGGTGGTGCGGGATGCCTCGAGCGTCTTTGATTATTTCTGGAACAGGGACTGGTCGGTGCCTGTCGCCGCCAGCGTCAACCGGACCTTTGGCGAAACCGACCTGGAAATGGCCCGGGTGAAACTGGAAGAGACCATCGACACCGAAGGATATCCCTATCCTTTCCGCCAGAGGGTCACTGCCGTCCGTCAGTCGATGTCCTCGCTCACAAGGCAGCTGGTCTGGGCACCGGCCTTTGTCGTCTGGGACGATCCGGCCGATTTCATCGCGGGAAAAAGCAGCGGCAAGATCCTCAAGGCACTTGTCGGCAAGGTGGACGGGCTCAAACGCGAACTCCTGATGGAAAACGCCTATTTCGTTCCGACGCAGGCGGGCGCGGACAAGCTGAAGCAGCTTACGGCGCGCGGCGTGAAGGTCCGCGTTCTCACCAACTCGCTCGGTTCAAACGATGTGGTTGCGGTTCACGCCGGCTATTCGAAATACCGCGCAGAACTTCTGGAAGCCGGCATAGAGCTGCATGAGGTCAGGGCCGATTCCGCCAGGGTCCAGCAAACGCTCTTTTCGACAGATTCCAAGGCCGGACTGCACACCAAGGCCGCCGTCTTTGACGGATCCTCGATGTTCGTCGGCAGTTTCAATCTGGATCCACGATCAGCCAACCTCAATACGGAGATCGGCCTCTACGTGGAAAGCCCTGAACTTGCCCGCAGGCTGACAGTTTTCCTGAATGAAGGCGTTTCGCTGAAAAACAGCTACCGGCTCGAACTGGACGACAACGGCAGGATCCTCTGGAAGAGCGAAGAAGATGGCAAGATCGTCACCTTCACCTCGGACCCGGGATCGACACTGGGCCAGCGCTTCACCTCCGGCATCATCGCAACGCTTCCCGTCGAAGGTCAGTTGTAG
- a CDS encoding mandelate racemase/muconate lactonizing enzyme family protein: MQVLDRVELYLVKTPLPAPHAPSWIPGTIRTHVSMCIVRFITDDGVEGWSGFPAAGRERAGLGDLLAGLFLGQDAGDIERLSERIQIMAAGGNFNWWLEPAFWDIKARSAGLPLYKLLGGTDDRIRLYASSGELRDPGARREEAEARLAEGFDTMKIRVHDFDEAVDIDHISDIARHMQGRMRISVDCNQAFRLTQNGDAPLWSLDRAKRFVDAAADVGLAWVEEPLFGEWHEEIARLTTYSRVPVAGGELHVMGYRELARMMKMGCYNIFQPDAMWAGGITQCLKVAALCRQEGIRFTPHCWSNGFGFIANAHVFAASGFAGEELFEYPISPPGWTPEGRDQIFSQPFLHENGWFAMPQTPGLGFEINQETLKKYGQCFFKASRNSTHWMPEALPAP, from the coding sequence ATGCAAGTGCTTGACCGCGTTGAACTCTACCTTGTGAAAACACCCCTGCCCGCGCCGCATGCGCCCTCGTGGATTCCCGGAACGATCCGGACCCATGTCTCCATGTGCATCGTCCGGTTCATCACCGATGACGGTGTTGAAGGATGGAGCGGGTTTCCGGCTGCGGGGCGTGAGCGCGCCGGGCTGGGCGACCTCTTGGCGGGTCTGTTTCTCGGCCAGGATGCAGGCGATATCGAAAGGCTTTCCGAGCGCATCCAGATCATGGCGGCGGGCGGCAATTTCAACTGGTGGCTAGAGCCTGCCTTCTGGGACATCAAGGCCAGGAGCGCGGGCCTGCCGCTCTACAAGCTGCTTGGCGGAACGGATGACCGTATCAGGCTTTATGCCTCATCCGGTGAGCTTCGGGACCCGGGCGCACGGCGCGAGGAAGCCGAAGCCCGGCTTGCCGAAGGGTTCGACACGATGAAAATTCGTGTCCATGACTTCGATGAGGCCGTTGATATCGACCATATCTCGGATATCGCCCGTCACATGCAGGGACGGATGAGGATCTCGGTCGACTGCAATCAGGCCTTCCGCCTGACGCAGAACGGCGATGCGCCGCTCTGGTCGCTGGACAGGGCCAAGCGCTTTGTCGATGCCGCTGCGGATGTCGGCCTTGCCTGGGTGGAAGAACCGCTGTTTGGCGAATGGCACGAGGAAATCGCCAGACTGACCACCTATTCGCGCGTTCCTGTCGCCGGTGGCGAACTTCATGTCATGGGCTACAGGGAACTCGCCCGGATGATGAAGATGGGCTGCTACAATATCTTCCAGCCCGATGCCATGTGGGCCGGCGGGATTACACAGTGCCTCAAGGTTGCCGCGCTCTGCAGGCAAGAAGGCATCAGGTTCACGCCGCATTGCTGGTCAAACGGCTTCGGCTTCATCGCAAATGCGCATGTCTTTGCCGCCAGCGGCTTTGCCGGTGAGGAGCTGTTTGAATATCCGATCTCACCACCGGGCTGGACACCGGAAGGCCGCGACCAGATCTTCTCGCAGCCGTTCCTGCACGAAAACGGCTGGTTTGCCATGCCGCAGACACCTGGCCTCGGCTTCGAGATCAATCAGGAAACCCTTAAGAAATACGGGCAGTGTTTCTTCAAGGCCAGCCGCAACTCCACGCACTGGATGCCTGAAGCACTGCCTGCTCCTTAA
- a CDS encoding SIR2 family protein has translation MRFHSNGPNIPDALLHRCDQGRVVFLCGAGVSFPSGMPDFIGLTRHVIKFFDPPKDSSIVSAFGARIRDDYKPLDADGPLAPLDQVFHLLNQEYGKQDVSTLVAERLTLEDMTKISPEHSLIARISSDPEGRPQIVTTNFDRLFDRCLGVSADRIFEPPALPDIELGMPIHGITYLHGRLQSPECPHHDYILSSADFGRAYLAEGWATKFVRALLDRYTVVLVGYQAEDPPVKYLLQGLNHDGLRDAANLFAFDRGRLEDIEVKWRDRGVTPIPYADHVHLWETLKAWADRADDPRTWRKNVVEMARKGPRAVSPHERGQVAHLVRTTPGARLFSKSETSPPAEWLNVFDAFCRAAKKFKDYDEGAITFDPLKAYGLDDDPERPPESGLRTVRIHDHLLEWRRGDSNPPSGHSLAGRQLEGWEDIPSRLSHLLDWSASHLNDPVFAWWAVRQHQLHPRHVKEITRRLRGNDDLHPKARTTWNLILESLADKRSAAWDHGWFDLTAKIKKDGWTQGVLRDLDKAMAPILVRKLPYGLSEAKPPESSWGDVSLGEIVRWEIKFPERHGENLMVPDEVLPEVFSIAERHLRLAAGFHRDVGTSYFTTPTCYPEREVDGEDRDDDEASYFRWFLTLIERMSQQHPDLLKARVLAWDDQDRFFFKKLKLFALNDSRLFDADISVSIVLEFSRRELWDDEIRRELLFLIADRWKDMSGENQIAITNALLTGPEKMDHWTKEDYPGIRDELAARYARWLELQGCELFGDQSARLAKMIGRIEDWSDGWASSIVILHGIRSGSISTNSDPSSLASVPVGEVVGRAKSESSRDYRTHTDFRPFNGLVKACPRKALAALSHASRSGDFPSELWRTMIQEWPAEVLPRLNLVFLHRVTRLPHPVMRDLSRSLCDWVRDNFEKTYLQDEKTAWNVFDAIVSGLLSDEGSALNSGRGEMRVGGEVLERSRRTFGHAINGPIGRATEGLINALNSLKLGENAGIPEAFVTRFERLLAAPGEGSDHAVAILVHQLRWLFYIDRDWVLERIMPWFAFGHPASEPAWNAFLSTAAFPQVEIGQRLKPLLLDLFPRIYSWNWDRNLAKIAAQMVVELTINRQDEPDGILINEARNCIRNMSDSNRKDVIFRLGQIGQRDDSGWASNVVPFIEHTWPRERKFRTSEMVASWVQMLDDTGDDFPLVLRSVLRFLVPVQNESHWLYRFTREVGGEMPLTAKHPSAVLDMLNAIVPNEPSTAPRELAEILDLVEATDPSLARDRRYFRLIDLVERR, from the coding sequence ATGCGGTTTCATTCGAATGGCCCCAATATCCCAGATGCGCTTTTGCATCGCTGCGATCAAGGCCGTGTAGTGTTTCTATGCGGTGCAGGAGTTTCTTTTCCGTCTGGCATGCCAGACTTCATTGGGCTGACCCGACATGTAATAAAGTTTTTCGATCCGCCAAAGGATTCATCTATCGTTTCCGCGTTCGGTGCTCGAATTCGAGATGACTACAAGCCGCTTGATGCGGATGGTCCTCTTGCTCCGCTTGATCAGGTCTTTCATCTACTGAACCAAGAATACGGCAAACAGGATGTAAGCACGCTGGTTGCGGAACGGTTGACCTTAGAAGACATGACAAAAATCAGCCCCGAGCACAGCCTCATTGCACGTATTTCGTCAGACCCTGAGGGCCGCCCGCAAATTGTAACCACCAACTTTGACCGGCTATTCGACCGATGCTTGGGTGTTTCTGCGGACCGAATCTTCGAGCCACCGGCACTACCCGATATTGAGCTAGGCATGCCGATCCATGGGATAACTTACCTGCATGGACGCCTCCAATCGCCTGAGTGCCCACACCATGACTACATACTAAGTAGTGCTGATTTTGGTCGTGCATATCTTGCAGAGGGGTGGGCGACCAAATTCGTGAGGGCGCTCCTAGACCGATATACAGTCGTGTTGGTTGGCTACCAAGCTGAGGACCCGCCAGTAAAATATCTGCTGCAAGGGTTGAACCACGACGGGCTGCGTGACGCAGCTAACCTGTTCGCTTTTGACCGAGGCAGGCTAGAAGACATTGAAGTCAAGTGGCGAGATCGTGGTGTGACACCAATTCCCTACGCGGACCATGTTCACCTGTGGGAGACGCTGAAGGCCTGGGCTGACCGTGCAGATGATCCGCGTACTTGGCGCAAAAATGTGGTCGAGATGGCAAGGAAAGGCCCGAGGGCAGTATCTCCTCACGAACGTGGGCAGGTCGCGCACTTAGTGCGAACTACTCCCGGAGCTAGGTTATTTTCCAAATCCGAAACCTCTCCTCCGGCTGAATGGCTGAACGTCTTTGACGCATTCTGTCGAGCAGCCAAGAAATTCAAAGACTATGACGAAGGGGCTATCACATTTGACCCTTTGAAAGCATATGGACTTGATGACGATCCCGAACGACCTCCGGAGTCGGGACTAAGGACTGTCCGCATTCATGATCATCTATTGGAGTGGCGACGCGGAGATTCCAATCCTCCTAGCGGTCATAGTTTGGCTGGCAGGCAGCTTGAAGGATGGGAAGATATCCCGTCACGCCTTTCTCATCTCTTGGACTGGTCGGCAAGCCACCTAAACGATCCCGTCTTTGCGTGGTGGGCTGTTCGTCAACACCAGCTACACCCACGACACGTGAAAGAAATCACACGTCGGCTGAGGGGCAATGATGATCTTCACCCCAAGGCGCGAACCACCTGGAACCTGATCCTTGAGTCTCTAGCTGACAAGCGTAGCGCTGCTTGGGACCACGGATGGTTTGACCTAACAGCCAAGATCAAGAAGGACGGTTGGACTCAAGGCGTGCTTCGGGACCTAGACAAAGCGATGGCCCCTATTTTGGTGCGCAAACTCCCCTACGGCCTGAGCGAGGCCAAGCCGCCAGAAAGCTCTTGGGGCGACGTTTCACTGGGAGAGATTGTCAGGTGGGAGATCAAGTTCCCGGAGCGGCACGGTGAAAACCTTATGGTACCTGATGAAGTCTTGCCGGAGGTTTTCTCGATTGCAGAGAGGCATCTTCGGCTCGCCGCCGGTTTCCATCGAGACGTTGGGACCAGCTACTTCACGACACCGACCTGCTATCCTGAGCGCGAAGTGGATGGCGAAGACCGAGACGATGATGAAGCAAGTTATTTCCGCTGGTTCCTTACCTTGATTGAGAGGATGTCCCAACAGCATCCCGACCTTTTGAAAGCGCGTGTACTGGCTTGGGATGATCAAGACCGATTCTTTTTCAAGAAGTTGAAGCTCTTTGCTCTGAACGATAGTCGGCTATTCGATGCTGATATCTCCGTTTCCATCGTGCTCGAATTCTCGCGCAGAGAGCTCTGGGATGATGAAATTAGGCGGGAGCTTCTATTCCTTATTGCCGACAGATGGAAAGACATGTCAGGCGAGAACCAAATTGCCATCACCAACGCTCTGCTGACCGGTCCCGAAAAAATGGACCACTGGACGAAAGAAGATTATCCGGGAATTCGGGACGAGTTGGCAGCCCGGTACGCACGCTGGCTAGAACTACAGGGCTGTGAACTATTTGGCGACCAGTCTGCTCGCTTGGCGAAGATGATCGGCCGTATTGAAGACTGGTCAGATGGCTGGGCGAGCAGCATCGTGATTTTGCATGGCATTCGTTCCGGTAGTATTTCGACTAACAGCGACCCAAGCAGCCTGGCGAGCGTACCAGTTGGTGAGGTGGTGGGGCGTGCGAAATCAGAGAGCAGCAGAGACTATCGCACTCATACCGATTTCAGGCCATTCAACGGGCTTGTAAAGGCCTGCCCGAGGAAGGCTCTTGCGGCACTTTCGCACGCATCGCGAAGTGGCGACTTCCCTAGCGAACTCTGGAGAACAATGATTCAGGAGTGGCCTGCCGAGGTTTTACCTCGCCTGAACTTGGTGTTCCTACATCGCGTTACTCGCCTTCCCCACCCGGTTATGCGCGACCTCAGTCGCTCGCTTTGTGATTGGGTCAGAGACAATTTCGAAAAAACCTATTTGCAGGACGAAAAAACGGCTTGGAATGTATTTGATGCCATCGTTTCCGGTTTGTTGTCTGATGAGGGATCAGCACTGAATAGTGGTCGGGGCGAAATGCGTGTCGGCGGTGAGGTTTTAGAACGCTCGCGGAGGACATTCGGGCATGCAATCAATGGGCCAATCGGTCGCGCAACCGAAGGACTAATCAATGCTCTTAACAGCCTGAAGCTTGGTGAAAACGCAGGTATTCCCGAAGCCTTCGTGACACGCTTCGAACGTCTACTAGCCGCACCGGGCGAAGGCAGCGACCATGCCGTGGCGATCTTGGTGCATCAGCTGCGATGGTTGTTCTACATCGATCGGGACTGGGTCCTCGAGCGAATAATGCCATGGTTCGCGTTCGGACATCCTGCTTCCGAACCGGCGTGGAATGCGTTTCTGTCTACGGCAGCGTTTCCTCAGGTCGAAATCGGGCAACGGCTTAAACCACTACTGCTGGACCTTTTCCCTCGGATATACAGTTGGAACTGGGATCGTAATCTCGCAAAGATTGCTGCTCAAATGGTCGTCGAGCTGACGATCAATAGGCAAGATGAACCAGACGGCATTTTGATTAACGAGGCTCGCAATTGCATTCGAAACATGTCTGACTCAAACCGAAAAGATGTGATTTTCCGATTGGGTCAGATTGGCCAGCGAGACGACAGCGGTTGGGCCAGCAACGTGGTGCCATTCATCGAACACACTTGGCCCCGAGAGCGGAAGTTCCGAACGTCCGAGATGGTGGCGTCGTGGGTGCAAATGCTCGACGATACCGGTGATGATTTTCCCTTGGTACTTAGGAGTGTTTTGAGGTTTTTGGTGCCCGTTCAAAACGAAAGTCACTGGCTATACAGATTCACCAGAGAGGTAGGTGGAGAAATGCCACTGACTGCCAAACATCCTTCTGCAGTACTGGACATGCTCAATGCAATTGTTCCCAACGAACCGTCCACTGCACCCCGTGAGCTTGCCGAAATTCTCGATCTCGTGGAGGCAACCGATCCAAGCCTAGCCCGAGATCGTCGGTATTTCAGGCTCATCGACCTCGTTGAGAGACGTTAG